The following are encoded in a window of Nibricoccus aquaticus genomic DNA:
- a CDS encoding MotA/TolQ/ExbB proton channel family protein: protein MSGFDFSLFTQGGPMLVVLVLMAAVVIVLFIERTLYLHRGQIRSKPFLDGIKNTLERRRLVEALTLCEETPGPVAAVVKAALLNADKDAEKMRFAVQEAAVVEIPALERRLGSIAAVAQIAPLVGLLATLLGMITTFHAFMQGGQYATANALASGMWQALIGTAGSLMIAIPSQLAWHFLTGRVRSLVRDVEWAGNEIMQYLLSDYQGGGEGVAPQPKPAAPALPVGPVAVVPQVKTS, encoded by the coding sequence ATGTCCGGTTTCGATTTCAGTCTTTTCACCCAAGGCGGCCCGATGCTGGTCGTGCTGGTGCTTATGGCGGCGGTGGTGATCGTGCTTTTCATCGAGCGCACCCTCTACCTCCATCGCGGCCAAATCCGGTCCAAGCCTTTTCTCGACGGCATTAAGAACACGCTCGAACGCCGCCGTCTCGTCGAGGCGCTCACGCTCTGCGAAGAAACCCCGGGCCCGGTCGCCGCCGTTGTGAAAGCCGCGCTCCTCAATGCCGACAAGGATGCGGAAAAAATGCGCTTCGCTGTGCAGGAAGCAGCTGTGGTCGAGATCCCGGCGCTTGAACGCCGCCTCGGCTCCATCGCGGCTGTGGCGCAGATCGCCCCGCTGGTGGGCCTGCTGGCGACGTTGCTAGGCATGATCACGACGTTTCATGCCTTCATGCAGGGTGGCCAGTATGCCACGGCCAACGCACTCGCTTCCGGCATGTGGCAGGCGTTGATCGGCACGGCAGGCAGCCTTATGATCGCGATCCCCTCGCAGCTTGCGTGGCATTTTCTCACCGGCCGCGTCCGTTCGCTGGTGCGGGATGTCGAATGGGCGGGCAACGAAATCATGCAGTATTTGCTGTCTGACTACCAAGGTGGTGGCGAAGGGGTGGCACCTCAGCCAAAGCCCGCCGCTCCCGCGCTTCCGGTAGGCCCTGTGGCGGTTGTCCCTCAAGTGAAAACGTCATGA
- the rplL gene encoding 50S ribosomal protein L7/L12, whose amino-acid sequence MSNITKDQVIEWLSAQPILELAALVKDLEGKWGVSAAAAVAAGPAAGAGAAAPAAEAQTEFTVILKDAGANKIGVIKEVRAITGLGLKEAKDLVEGAPKPVKENAPKAEAEDIKKKLEAAGAKVELK is encoded by the coding sequence ATGAGCAATATCACCAAAGACCAAGTCATCGAATGGTTGTCCGCACAGCCCATTCTCGAACTCGCTGCCCTCGTTAAAGACCTCGAAGGCAAGTGGGGCGTTTCCGCCGCTGCTGCCGTCGCCGCTGGCCCAGCCGCTGGTGCAGGCGCTGCCGCTCCGGCCGCCGAAGCCCAGACCGAGTTCACCGTCATCCTCAAAGATGCCGGCGCCAACAAGATCGGCGTCATCAAAGAAGTCCGCGCCATTACTGGCTTGGGCCTCAAGGAAGCCAAAGATCTCGTCGAAGGCGCTCCAAAGCCCGTCAAGGAAAACGCCCCCAAGGCCGAAGCCGAAGACATCAAGAAGAAGCTCGAGGCCGCCGGCGCGAAGGTCGAACTCAAGTAA
- the tuf gene encoding elongation factor Tu: protein MAKGTFERKKPHVNVGTIGHVDHGKTTLTTSILAVQARKGLAEVKTYADIAKGGTLRDASKIVTIAVAHVEYESDKRHYAHVDCPGHADFVKNMITGAAQMDGAILVVSAADGPMPQTREHILLARQVGVPNIVVFLNKVDLIDDKELLDLVEMEIRELLSKYQFPGDTATIIRGSATAALENKPEGNQAITDLMTAIDKDIPEPVREMDKPFLMSVEDVFSITGRGTVATGRIERGIVKVNDTIEIVGLKDTVTSVVTGIEMFRKLLDSGQAGDNVGILLRGIDKDSIERGQCLAAPKSIKPHKKAKAEIYCLSKEEGGRHTPFFNGYRPQFYFRTTDVTGIVNLPTGVEMIMPGDNIAVEIDLIVPIAMEKTQRFAIREGGRTIGAGRITDIIE from the coding sequence ATGGCTAAAGGTACATTCGAACGCAAGAAACCGCACGTAAACGTTGGCACCATCGGCCACGTCGACCACGGTAAAACCACGCTGACCACCTCGATTCTCGCGGTGCAGGCTCGTAAAGGTCTCGCCGAGGTTAAGACCTACGCGGACATCGCCAAGGGTGGTACGCTGCGTGACGCATCCAAGATTGTCACGATTGCCGTCGCTCACGTTGAGTATGAGTCCGACAAGCGCCACTACGCACACGTCGACTGCCCTGGCCACGCTGACTTCGTTAAGAACATGATTACCGGTGCCGCCCAGATGGACGGCGCGATCCTCGTTGTCTCCGCTGCTGACGGCCCAATGCCTCAGACCCGTGAGCACATCCTGTTGGCCCGCCAAGTTGGCGTTCCAAACATCGTCGTCTTCCTGAACAAGGTCGACTTGATCGACGACAAAGAGCTCCTCGACCTCGTCGAAATGGAAATCCGCGAGCTCCTCAGCAAGTACCAATTCCCCGGCGACACTGCCACGATCATCCGCGGTTCCGCCACCGCCGCTCTCGAAAACAAGCCCGAAGGTAATCAGGCTATCACCGACCTGATGACCGCCATCGACAAAGACATCCCAGAGCCCGTCCGCGAAATGGACAAGCCCTTCCTGATGTCCGTTGAAGACGTCTTCTCGATCACCGGCCGCGGCACCGTCGCCACCGGTCGTATCGAGCGTGGTATCGTCAAGGTCAACGACACTATTGAGATCGTCGGTCTTAAGGACACTGTCACCTCCGTCGTTACCGGTATCGAAATGTTTCGTAAGCTGCTCGATAGCGGCCAAGCCGGTGATAACGTCGGTATCCTCCTCCGTGGTATCGACAAAGATTCCATCGAGCGCGGCCAGTGTCTCGCGGCTCCGAAGTCGATCAAGCCACACAAGAAGGCCAAAGCCGAAATCTACTGCTTGTCCAAAGAAGAAGGCGGCCGTCATACCCCATTCTTCAACGGCTACCGCCCACAGTTTTATTTCCGCACGACTGATGTGACCGGTATTGTCAATCTGCCTACTGGCGTTGAGATGATTATGCCAGGCGACAACATCGCTGTTGAAATCGACCTGATCGTTCCAATCGCGATGGAAAAGACCCAGCGCTTCGCGATCCGCGAAGGTGGTCGTACCATCGGTGCCGGACGTATCACCGACATCATCGAATAA
- the secE gene encoding preprotein translocase subunit SecE, with translation MKNPFRSIRIFTVEMIDELKKATWPTRTELRDSTIVVIVAAVILGLFTSISDFALYQVVDLFTSLVS, from the coding sequence ATGAAAAACCCGTTCCGCAGCATCCGCATCTTCACCGTCGAGATGATCGACGAATTGAAGAAAGCCACCTGGCCCACTCGCACGGAGCTGCGTGATTCGACCATCGTCGTCATCGTGGCGGCGGTCATCCTAGGCCTTTTCACAAGCATCAGCGACTTTGCCCTCTATCAAGTCGTTGACCTCTTTACCTCTTTGGTTAGCTAA
- the nusG gene encoding transcription termination/antitermination protein NusG — translation MSVQVTTPAGTQWFALHTLSGQEGKVKLYIEKFKKQEELDDSIFEVLLPTEVVSEVKAGKKSTKTRKLYPGYVFIQMRLYGEDNKLINKPWYFVKEVAGVIGFVGGERPAALRQAEIDEIKSRVEAASGKEVPKVSYEIGEEVKITDGAFANLTGRIDEIDPARGKLKISVSIFGRFTPVELEYWQVQRLTE, via the coding sequence ATGTCCGTCCAAGTCACCACGCCTGCTGGCACCCAATGGTTCGCTCTGCACACCCTCTCCGGTCAGGAGGGCAAGGTGAAGCTCTACATCGAGAAATTCAAAAAGCAGGAAGAGCTCGACGACTCGATCTTCGAAGTTCTCCTCCCGACCGAGGTAGTCTCTGAAGTTAAAGCCGGCAAGAAATCCACCAAAACTCGGAAGCTTTATCCGGGCTACGTTTTCATCCAGATGCGCCTCTACGGTGAGGACAACAAACTGATCAACAAACCGTGGTACTTCGTGAAAGAAGTCGCCGGCGTGATCGGATTTGTCGGTGGCGAACGCCCCGCTGCTCTTCGTCAGGCTGAGATCGACGAAATTAAGTCCCGCGTTGAAGCGGCATCCGGCAAAGAAGTGCCGAAAGTTTCCTACGAAATCGGAGAAGAGGTCAAAATCACCGACGGTGCTTTTGCCAACCTCACAGGCCGCATCGACGAGATCGATCCTGCGCGCGGCAAACTCAAGATTTCGGTCTCCATTTTCGGCCGGTTCACCCCGGTCGAGCTCGAATACTGGCAGGTGCAACGCCTTACCGAATAA
- a CDS encoding ExbD/TolR family protein gives MIARPLDLASALRRQPRSFDWVFFVNFGLIALFFILFGSRFVLSPALAVDGEDLRLSTVPEETSGLVAAKFAVSVKANGQIFVDPNGLVNDEQLRVWLSDRAKRSPGAYLIIYPDKAVPFDDVARISVAAKEAGLYPYIGVATIKAGAGQ, from the coding sequence ATGATCGCACGCCCGCTCGATCTTGCTTCTGCCCTCCGTCGCCAGCCGCGCAGCTTCGACTGGGTGTTCTTCGTGAACTTTGGGTTGATTGCGTTGTTCTTTATTTTGTTCGGTTCCCGCTTTGTTTTATCACCCGCGCTGGCGGTGGATGGTGAAGACCTGCGGCTCTCCACGGTGCCAGAGGAGACATCGGGTCTTGTGGCGGCTAAATTCGCGGTAAGCGTGAAGGCGAACGGCCAGATCTTCGTCGATCCTAACGGACTCGTGAATGATGAACAGCTGCGTGTGTGGCTGTCTGACCGGGCAAAACGTTCCCCGGGAGCGTATCTGATCATCTATCCTGACAAGGCTGTGCCTTTCGACGACGTCGCCAGGATCTCGGTGGCCGCGAAGGAAGCGGGGCTGTATCCATATATCGGGGTTGCCACAATTAAAGCCGGGGCAGGGCAGTGA
- the rplK gene encoding 50S ribosomal protein L11: protein MAKKIQGYIRLQLPAGAANPAPPVGPALGAQGVNIMAFCKEFNAKTKDQNGMILPVVITVFSDKSFTFILKSPPASVLLKKAANIASGSAKPNQDKVGKVTKKQLAEIWKIKKADMNAKDEAAGIKVIAGTARNMGIEVID, encoded by the coding sequence ATGGCTAAGAAGATCCAAGGTTATATCCGCCTTCAACTCCCTGCCGGTGCTGCTAATCCAGCGCCTCCAGTCGGTCCCGCACTCGGTGCGCAAGGCGTCAACATCATGGCGTTCTGCAAAGAATTTAACGCCAAAACCAAAGACCAGAACGGCATGATCCTGCCGGTCGTCATCACGGTTTTCTCTGACAAGAGCTTCACGTTCATCCTCAAGTCCCCGCCCGCATCGGTCCTCCTCAAAAAGGCCGCGAACATCGCCAGCGGTTCGGCCAAGCCGAATCAGGACAAGGTCGGCAAGGTCACCAAAAAGCAGCTCGCTGAAATCTGGAAGATCAAGAAGGCCGACATGAACGCCAAAGACGAAGCCGCTGGCATCAAGGTTATCGCCGGCACCGCCCGTAACATGGGCATCGAAGTCATCGACTAA
- the rplA gene encoding 50S ribosomal protein L1, which translates to MPAKPSKRYRSAVQAADLTKDYGLKDAIEVLSKFPKAKFDETVELSFRLGVDPAQGDQMVRGTTPLPNGSGKKVRVIVFTDNAQAALDAGADVAGLQELMAKITEGWLEFDVAIATTEAMKQVRTLARVLGPKGLMPNPKSGTVTDDIAAGIKAVKAGRVEFKMDKAANIGVGVGKRSFTPAQIVENAAAVIEAIGKAKPASFKGQYIKTVVISSSQSPGVRLASTEYNKF; encoded by the coding sequence ATGCCCGCTAAACCAAGCAAACGCTACCGCAGCGCCGTTCAGGCCGCTGATCTCACCAAGGACTACGGCCTTAAAGACGCCATCGAAGTCCTATCTAAATTCCCGAAGGCCAAGTTCGACGAAACCGTCGAACTCTCTTTCCGCCTTGGCGTCGATCCCGCCCAAGGCGACCAGATGGTCCGTGGCACCACGCCGCTCCCAAATGGCTCGGGCAAAAAAGTTCGCGTCATCGTCTTCACCGATAACGCCCAGGCCGCGCTCGACGCCGGTGCTGACGTCGCCGGGCTCCAAGAACTGATGGCCAAGATCACCGAAGGCTGGCTCGAGTTCGACGTCGCCATCGCGACGACCGAAGCCATGAAGCAAGTCCGTACGCTCGCCCGCGTCCTCGGTCCGAAAGGCCTCATGCCCAACCCGAAGTCCGGTACCGTCACCGACGACATCGCTGCTGGCATCAAAGCCGTCAAAGCCGGCCGCGTTGAGTTCAAGATGGACAAGGCCGCCAACATTGGTGTCGGCGTCGGCAAGCGTTCTTTCACGCCTGCTCAGATCGTCGAAAACGCCGCTGCTGTTATCGAAGCTATCGGCAAGGCCAAGCCGGCCTCTTTCAAAGGCCAGTACATCAAGACTGTCGTCATCTCTTCGAGCCAAAGCCCAGGCGTCCGCCTCGCTTCGACCGAATACAACAAATTCTAA
- the rplJ gene encoding 50S ribosomal protein L10, with amino-acid sequence MRAEKNYLIAEVETHLKKSDYVILANFSQVSVADVSELRNRLATESAEFHVVKNSSLRVAAKTLGLPEFEGALAGPTAVVVGGKNPAGVAKVLKKFFEDKKKLEVKVGVLDKKIVTASDLAKIADLPSFEALRSQLLGLFTQTGAAFVRVLDAKVKKESPDAPAAEQPAAPSA; translated from the coding sequence ATGAGAGCTGAAAAAAATTACCTGATCGCTGAGGTCGAGACTCACCTCAAGAAGTCCGACTATGTCATCCTTGCGAATTTCTCGCAGGTTTCCGTCGCGGATGTTTCCGAACTGCGCAACCGCCTCGCGACTGAGAGCGCTGAGTTCCACGTCGTGAAAAACAGTTCCCTGCGCGTCGCCGCCAAGACACTCGGACTCCCTGAGTTCGAAGGCGCTTTGGCCGGTCCAACCGCAGTCGTTGTCGGCGGAAAAAACCCCGCTGGTGTCGCCAAGGTACTCAAGAAGTTCTTTGAAGATAAGAAGAAACTGGAAGTCAAAGTTGGCGTTCTCGATAAGAAGATCGTCACTGCTTCCGACCTCGCGAAGATCGCGGACCTTCCATCCTTCGAAGCACTGCGTTCGCAGTTGCTCGGCCTGTTTACACAGACCGGTGCCGCCTTCGTTCGCGTCCTCGACGCCAAGGTCAAAAAAGAGTCCCCTGACGCGCCCGCTGCTGAGCAGCCTGCTGCTCCGTCCGCTTAA